A stretch of the Photobacterium sp. CCB-ST2H9 genome encodes the following:
- a CDS encoding carotenoid oxygenase family protein, with protein MRRRTFLKGLAGAAMVPVSGMTMSAESSSSFPQRIMDAHLTDRSGELSVLSGQLPDDIHGHVFFAEGIPLEEGHFTPSGRGALTRIDLSQQGVRFIRKMINTPSVLMQQHIDSWPDRFKLMGGMAYYSPTMGFVNTCNTAPNYMGNKRFALSFEGGVPYEFDAQSLELVTPIGHYDEWESSLPPLMDVLTPEKWLFPQVRTTGHPYFDLETNDCFTINYGGNIGKLGTRHGFIHLIKWDQKGALQRWQVMGRDGRPAFIAATAHSLGVTRHHILVFETAAQVEPLRMIGIRSVEPQKHRTPVWVIRKKDLLAGKTQVIADYLELDFDTSDVMCNYDDHDHEITLYGQYLGAMDKSEPQYTWDRLHFGGRVSARIAGYPAAPVDVGGLTRTRIQVKSDAVREIHADFRLLRDDQLFWDMNDPAYQGHFQFPETFEHIYWAAVGYRPEHVVSRVAKAYQDYPNRLFTNDSLPQETQPSALVHLDCLTMTLTDAYQFPADCVMRTPQFISRPNATSQQDGYLFTAVVRQQPTHGLGNGKEIWLFDAQNLAMGPIAILGHPDLNFATTNHALWVPEIDRRPDNSYRANVGDFFRSRASSHRASVRKVIEEQILPRFG; from the coding sequence GCTGGCGGGCGCTGCGATGGTACCGGTCAGCGGCATGACGATGAGTGCAGAGTCTTCATCATCGTTTCCGCAGCGTATCATGGATGCGCACCTCACTGACCGTTCAGGTGAGTTGTCTGTACTGTCCGGTCAGCTTCCGGATGACATCCACGGGCATGTCTTTTTTGCCGAAGGTATCCCCCTCGAAGAAGGGCATTTTACGCCCAGTGGCCGGGGCGCACTGACCCGGATTGATCTCTCCCAGCAGGGTGTCCGCTTTATCCGAAAAATGATCAATACCCCATCAGTGCTGATGCAGCAGCATATCGACAGCTGGCCGGACCGCTTCAAACTTATGGGGGGGATGGCGTACTACAGCCCAACGATGGGGTTTGTAAATACCTGCAATACGGCACCAAATTACATGGGGAACAAGCGTTTTGCCCTGAGTTTTGAAGGCGGCGTGCCTTACGAGTTTGATGCTCAGTCACTCGAACTGGTTACGCCGATCGGTCATTACGACGAATGGGAAAGCAGCCTGCCGCCACTGATGGATGTACTGACGCCGGAGAAATGGTTATTCCCGCAAGTCCGGACCACGGGACATCCCTATTTTGATCTGGAAACCAATGACTGCTTCACCATCAATTACGGCGGCAATATTGGGAAACTTGGGACGCGTCACGGCTTCATTCATTTAATCAAATGGGATCAGAAAGGGGCCTTGCAGCGCTGGCAGGTGATGGGCCGCGATGGCCGCCCGGCATTTATCGCGGCAACCGCGCATTCGCTGGGAGTAACACGCCACCATATCCTGGTTTTTGAAACGGCTGCTCAGGTTGAGCCACTGCGCATGATCGGAATTCGCAGTGTCGAGCCGCAAAAACACCGGACGCCGGTCTGGGTGATCCGCAAAAAAGATCTGCTGGCGGGAAAGACACAGGTTATCGCAGATTATCTTGAGCTGGATTTTGATACCTCAGATGTTATGTGTAATTACGATGACCATGACCACGAAATTACCCTGTATGGCCAGTATCTTGGCGCAATGGATAAATCGGAGCCGCAATATACCTGGGACCGGCTGCATTTTGGTGGACGGGTCTCTGCAAGGATTGCAGGCTATCCGGCCGCCCCGGTGGATGTGGGCGGCTTAACCCGGACCCGCATTCAGGTGAAGTCAGATGCAGTGCGGGAGATCCATGCGGACTTCCGGTTACTGCGTGATGATCAGCTGTTCTGGGACATGAACGATCCCGCCTATCAGGGCCATTTCCAGTTCCCGGAAACGTTCGAGCATATTTACTGGGCTGCTGTTGGTTACCGGCCGGAGCATGTTGTGTCGCGGGTCGCGAAAGCTTATCAGGATTATCCGAATCGTCTGTTCACCAATGACTCACTGCCGCAGGAAACGCAGCCTTCTGCACTGGTGCATCTGGATTGTCTCACCATGACTCTGACGGATGCCTATCAGTTTCCGGCAGACTGCGTGATGCGGACACCGCAGTTTATTTCCCGGCCGAATGCAACTTCTCAGCAGGATGGCTACCTCTTTACTGCCGTGGTGCGTCAGCAACCGACACATGGCCTTGGGAATGGCAAGGAAATCTGGTTGTTTGATGCACAGAATCTGGCGATGGGACCCATTGCGATTCTGGGGCATCCGGATCTGAATTTTGCCACGACCAATCATGCACTCTGGGTCCCGGAAATTGATCGGCGGCCTGACAACAGTTACCGGGCCAATGTGGGTGACTTTTTCCGCTCCCGTGCGTCGTCGCACAGGGCATCGGTCAGGAAGGTAATTGAAGAACAAATATTACCGCGTTTTGGCTAG